In Rutidosis leptorrhynchoides isolate AG116_Rl617_1_P2 chromosome 2, CSIRO_AGI_Rlap_v1, whole genome shotgun sequence, one genomic interval encodes:
- the LOC139889868 gene encoding uncharacterized protein, producing the protein MSYGTIHSDQKEKLYFLKSTSLKHTIAFLTRSCITEVHYSVLINGSPTNEKVMKKGLRQGDPISPFLFILVTEILSKLLSNELRIGALKGIPFGPHETINHTQYADDTIIFAHPSLEELQRIKEVFLIGQFPFDYLGVPIGVNGQKSNIWDPVVLKVKKKLNGWKGQCLSHLQVGKTTQEFFWGGNYSKRKLALVKWSDVCKPKANGGFGVIPLRIKNLALLAKWWAHLHSNKTALWKVIVFNSFGSSFYGNLEERISNTNLSQLSPIWRDLTRLKRSDDMCEILGNNVWRWKLGNGLRISFWHDIWLRNLPLRLQFPAVFRKSFQKTGSVSDFYQINSPEDGDRSWNLSVIRPLEQNDSIEVDSLIKLLQSVSFNSSLTDNLEWTPAPNGIYSVSDGVRVPIRDETLLFPCGQNTYGTTISPQRLQYFIGLYYKELFL; encoded by the exons ATGAGTTATGGTACGATTCATTCAGATCAAAAAGAAAAGTTGTATTTCTTAAAATCGACTTCTCTAAAGCATACGATAGCGTTTCTCACTCGTTCTTGCATCACAGAGGTTCATTATTCGGTCCTCATCAACGGATCCCCGACAAATGAAAAAGTCATGAAGAAGGGTTTGAGGCAAGGCGACCCGATCTCTCCTTTCTTGTTCATTTTAGTAACCGAGATACTAAGTAAACTCCTTTCAAACGAGTTACGAATTGGAGCATTGAAAGGCATTCCTTTTGGACCTCACGAAACCATCAATCACACCCAATATGCCGACGATACCATCATCTTTGCACATCCTTCTCTTGAAGAACTTCAACGAATCAAAGAGGTTTTCCT TATTGGGCAATTTCCTTTCGATTACCTCGGGGTTCCCATTGGTGTTAATGGCCAAAAAAGTAACATTTGGGATCCGGTGGTTCTTAAAGTTAAGAAAAAGTTGAATGGATGGAAAGGACAATGTTTGTC TCATCTGCAAGTTGGAAAGACTACGCAAGAATTTTTTTGGGGTGGAAATTATTCTAAACGCAAATTAGCGCTTGTTAAATGGAGTGACGTGTGTAAACCGAAAGCGAATGGGGGTTTTGGGGTGATCCCTCTTCGGATAAAAAATCTAGCATTGCTTGCAAAATGGTGGGCTCATCTTCATTCAAATAAAACGGCTTTATGGAAAGTTATCGTGTTTAATTCCTTTGGTAGCTCTTTTTATGGTAATCTGGAAGAACGCATCTCCAATACTAATTTGTCTCAATTATCACCAATTTGGAGGGATCTTACTCGCCTAAAACGTTCAGATGATATGTGTGAAATATTGGGTAACAATGTGTGGAGATGGAAGCTTGGGAATGGCCTCCGTATCTCCTTCTGGCATGACATTTGGCTAAGGAATTTGCCTTTACGACTGCAATTCCCTGCTGTCTTTCGTAAATCTTTCCAGAAAACCGGGTCTGTCTCGGATTTCTACCAAATAAATTCACCCGAGGATGGTGACAGATCATGGAATTTATCAGTTATACGCCCTCTTGAGCAAAACGATAGCATTGAGGTTGATAGTCTGATCAAACTGCTTCAATCTGTTTCATTTAATAGCAGTTTGACGGACAATTTGGAATGGACTCCTGCTCCAAATGGCATTTACTCCGTATCAGATGGTGTTCGGGTCCCAATTCGCGATGAAACGCTATTGTTCCCTTGTGGGCAAAACACATATGGAACAACCATATCTCCTCAAAGGTTGCAATATTTCATTGGCTTGTATTACAAGGAGCTATTCCTGTAA